The genomic interval NNNNNNNNNNNNNNNNNNNNNNNNNNNNNNNNNNNNNNNNNNNNNNNNNNNNNNNNNNNNNNNNNNNNNNNNNNNNNNNNNNNNNNNNNNNNNNNNNNNNNNNNNNNNNNNNNNNNNNNNNNNNNNNNNNNNNNNNNNNNNNNNNNNNNNNNNNNNNNNNNNNNNNNNNNNNNNNNNNNNNNNNNNNNNNNNNNNNNNNNNNNNNNNNNNNNNNNNNNNNNNNNNNNNNNNNNNNNNNNNNNNNNNNNNNNNNNNNNNNNNNNNNNNNNNNNNNNNNNNNNNNNNNNNNNNNNNNNNNNNNNNNNNNNNNNNNNNNNNNNNNNNNNNNNNNNNNNNNNNNNNNNNNNNNNNNNNNNNNNNNNNNNNNNNNNNNNNNNNNNNNNNNNNNNNNNNNNNNNNNNNNNNNNNNNNNNNNNNNNNNNNNNNNNNNNNNNNNNNNNNNNNNNNNNNNNNNNNNNNNNNNNNNNNNNNNNNNNNNNNNNNNNNNNNNNNNNNNNNNNNNNNNNNNNNNNNNNNNNNNNNNNNNNNNNNNNNNNNNNNNNNNNNNNNNNNNNNNNNNNNNNNNNNNNNNNNNNNNNNNNNNNNNNNNNNNNNNNNNNNNNNNNNNNNNNNNNNNNNNNNNNNNNNNNNNNNNNNNNNNNNNNNNNNNNNNNNNNNNNNNNNNNNNNNNNNNNNNNNNNNNNNNNNNNNNNNNNNNNNNNNNNNNNNNNNNNNNNNNNNNNNNNNNNNNNNNNNNNNNNNNNNNNNNNNNNNNNNNNNNNNNNNNNNNNNNNNNNNNNNNNNNNNNNNNNNNNNNNNNNNNNNNNNNNNNNNNNNNNNNNNNNNNNNNNNNNNNNNNNNNNNNNNNNNNNNNNNNNNNNNNNNNNNNNNNNNNNNNNNNNNNNNNNNNNNNNNNNNNNNNNNNNNNNNNNNNNNNNNNNNNNNNNNNNNNNNNNNNNNNNNNNNNNNNNNNNNNNNNNNNNNNNNNNNNNNNNNNNNNNNNNNNNNNNNNNNNNNNNNNNNNNNNNNNNNNNNNNNNNNNNNNNNNNNNNNNNNNNNNNNNNNNNNNNNNNNNNNNNNNNNNNNNNNNNNNNNNNNNNNNNNNNNNNNNNNNNNNNNNNNNNNNNNNNNNNNNNNNNNNNNNNNNNNNNNNNNNNNNNNNNNNNNNNNNNNNNNNNNNNNNNNNNNNNNNNNNNNNNNNNNNNNNNNNNNNNNNNNNNNNNNNNNNNNNNNNNNNNNNNNNNNNNNNNNNNNNNNNNNNNNNNNNNNNNNNNNNNNNNNNNNNNNNNNNNNNNNNNNNNNNNNNNNNNNNNNNNNNNNNNNNNNNNNNNNNNNNNNNNNNNNNNNNNNNNNNNNNNNNNNNNNNNNNNNNNNNNNNNNNNNNNNNNNNNNNNNNNNNNNNNNNNNNNNNNNNNNNNNNNNNNNNNNNNNNNNNNNNNNNNNNNNNNNNNNNNNNNNNNNNNNNNNNNNNNNNNNNNNNNNNNNNNNNNNNNNNNNNNNNNNNNNNNNNNNNNNNNNNNNNNNNNNNNNNNNNNNNNNNNNNNNNNNNNNNNNNNNNNNNNNNNNNNNNNNNNNNNNNNNNNNNNNNNNNNNNNNNNNNNNNNNNNNNNNNNNNNNNNNNNNNNNNNNNNNNNNNNNNNNNNNNNNNNNNNNNNNNNNNNNNNNNNNNNNNNNNNNNNNNNNNNNNNNNNNNNNNNNNNNNNNNNNNNNNNNNNNNNNNNNNNNNNNNNNNNNNNNNNNNNNNNNNNNNNNNNNNNNNNNNNNNNNNNNNNNNNNNNNNNNNNNNNNNNNNNNNNNNNNNNNNNNNNNNNNNNNNNNNNNNNNNNNNNNNNNNNNNNNNNNNNNNNNNNNNNNNNNNNNNNNNNNNNNNNNNNNNNNNNNNNNNNNNNNNNNNNNNNNNNNNNNNNNNNNNNNNNNNNNNNNNNNNNNNNNNNNNNNNNNNNNNNNNNNNNNNNNNNNNNNNNNNNNNNNNNNNNNNNNNNNNNNNNNNNNNNNNNNNNNNNNNNNNNNNNNNNNNNNNNNNNNNNNNNNNNNNNNNNNNNNNNNNNNNNNNNNNNNNNNNNNNNNNNNNNNNNNNNNNNNNNNNNNNNNNNNNNNNNNNNNNNNNNNNNNNNNNNNNNNNNNNNNNNNNNNNNNNNNNNNNNNNNNNNNNNNNNNNNNNNNNNNNNNNNNNNNNNNNNNNNNNNNNNNNNNNNNNNNNNNNNNNNNNNNNNNNNNAATCTGTCTCTAGCCAGATAGCTAGGCTTGAAGCCAGagtgaaatgaatctagataatctCTGTGTTCActtggtatgtagagagaccttgcagcaccttggagaataactcaagatctctctacatactgattctaccaCAATGCTACCACTATGTTCATTGGTGTAATTCAAGCCTTTTCTACTTCCCACCTGGGTCACTTCCTATCTCCCCTTTCTCTTTGAAAAGTAAGTGTTAGTATTTACAGCCTTCTGTCTCTCTGAAAAGGGTGCAAATGCACTGGGGTGTTGTGTCAGCACTATATgcatgacacccaactctatctctcctttccatttaaTTCCAAGGGTACTGAACCAGTGTCAGttgtcaataatggactggatgagggtaaataaattaaaacttaatctagacaagacagaggtgctcctggtcagttgaaaggcaaaTCATGGCATTGGGACTCTGCCTGTGCTGTGCTACATGCTCCCTTAAATCTCAGACCTGGAGTTTGGGTCTTCTAACTCTGACTCTGGATTTCATGTAATCAAGGtttcagcagttgccaggagtgcatttgtatGACTAAAATTAGTACGCTgtctgcacccattccttgagatgtctgacctggctacagtgacacatgccttgattacatcccatttgggctACTATAGCATagtctacatggggctgcctttggaaacttcagtgggttcaaaatgtggcagccagactgCTGACAGGGCCCAGTTATAGAAAgtatacaactcccctgttgaaacagcttcactggctacagttagtttctgggcacaattcaaagtgctggccatGCCTTATCAATCCCTATGTTTGAAAGGCCAGACTGTTTGAAAGgccatggcccagtacagactgctggaaagcagtctggggccaattttagagcTTGGGAGCGTGGAGTGTccacacgctcccaagccctactgcgCACCGCTGACGCCATCATGGCatggccctgtccacatgggggccaccatgatgatgtaggCATGGCGCAGCGTCCAAACATTGCTACGCCGTGCGTGCATCATCAGTGCGCGTAAGTGCGCCAATGGCAAAACAATGGCGTCCCGCAcatggactaaaaagaacccgctttcagCAGTGAAGCtttcagcgggttctttttagtcctgacggAGGCCGCAATGTTTAGTTGGTGCGGCCTCCTTGCACCAGAAAAATGGGCGTCTaaaggccgcccttttggggcggtctgtcggGCCCCTATATCTCCCATTATGAACTTGCCAGAGCTTTAAGATCgccaggggaaggctttcttttggtcctgccagaggctcacttggtgaggacaagGAGCTGCTCCCACTCCTCAGCCAGAAACTAGGCTGCCCCACTCCCTGCCTTCCTTtcaccagaaagcaaagacaTTTCTCTTTAAGCAAGCTTTTAGTGGTGAAGCAGGGGAAAgtattttttatctgtttttaattctgtatgattttaaaatggttttatagtcttttaatgtggggattttaaactggttttagaactttttgtaaatgtttttaatttgttgttctggaagctgctttagatcccatcctgggagaaaggtggcatataaataaagtaagtatgtaaataaatacatagataaataaaACAAGGCATATACTTAAGAAGGtacctttaattttttataactgctttcttccttttcccttccctttttgtaCTTAAAAGTGCCTCATAATCTGAAGCCCTAAaatgtagctttttttttttcttttagcaaaaATTTGCCACTGAGGGCAGAACCTAAAATCACAAATGAATTAATTGTGTAATCTATAGTGGTTCTTGAGAAAAATACCACTACTTTGTAGTATGTTAATAATCTCCCCAGTTGTGATTTCACCTCATGCCATATTGCTAACTTTGCAGGCTGGTTCAAAGCATTCCTGCAGAAACCCAAGAAAGACTCAGACCTCTCAGGGAGATCCTTAAACAATGCTCCTGAATCTTCGGCCTCCTTCTCTTTGCCGCCTCTGGTGAGAAGCTCTTCTTCTTTGGCAGTCAGTCCCAAACAAGTGTCCTCTACCTCCCAGGTGAACACAAGCCGCTCTGAAAGCATCCGCCGGAGCAAACTCTATGACGTCTGCATCTGCCACAATGAGGGTGACCTGGAATTTGTGGAGAAGCTGGTCTCCTACCTGGAGAGCCAGCCTGAACACTTCCGTTGCTTTCTTCAGCCAAGGGACGCGACTGTGGGGAGTGCCATTGTCACGGAGCTCTGTGATGCTGTCCGGAACAGCCACTGCTGGGTGCTGCTCATTACACCCAAGTTCCTCACGGATCCCTGGTGCCGTTACCAAATGCATCATGCCTTGACAGAGGCACCCATGGCAAATGGACGCACCATTCCTGTGCTGAAGGACATGGACCGTAAAGACTATCCCAGGGAGCTCAGGTGCATCTATTACATCAGTGTGGCGATCTGGGAGACTAGCTTCAAACAGATCAAAGAAACACTGATCCGTTGTAAGTAATTGGTAGAAGAAGGATCTTTAAATCTGTCACAGAGTTCTTTCTATGGATGGATTTAATGTTGTTTAAGTTCTTGGTTCCTAGGTGCCCGAGACTCTCTATGCTCTATGCCTTTGATTTTGTCGATATTTTGAATTTCCATCCCCAGTATCTCCATTGCTTGGCAATGCAGTCTAATGCTTCTGGGAGTCTAAGTCTCAAACATTTGGTGAGTCAGAGATTGTGTCCACTATCCACACTCTTATCCTGGCATCCTCCAATTGtctgactacaacttccatcatgtctaagaatggtgggagttgtagtcaagccAATTAGGAGGTTGCAGGGATGGGGAAGGCTGCCTTAGGTTCCTGTCTACAAATTCATGCTTTTGAGTAGACAGGCATAGGATCTGTGGCATCACCAAAGGGGGGtgcgataataataataatacattttatttatagaccgctattccgcaatgatcatagcggtgtacagtacaaaaatgcaatacaatacaatacaatctctctccctcaagatgtggctgaagggaggtcttttcttctGCCAGGCAGGCCTGTGGAGctagctgcctctctctccttcaagatggtggctgaagggaggtctttAGTAGGAGACACCCTAGAAGTGGGATGACACCCGGCCAAGCGCCCTCCTCACTTCCCTGCCCTGCACTGTTTTACTCACGAGCAAAGTGGCACCACTGGGCAATGAGAAAGAGGGCCCAGCACATCCCACCTCCCTGTCTGGCACAATTTTACTCATGAATAAAGTGGCACCGCTGGGCATTGAGGAAGAGGCTGTGGCCTTTTGGCCCTGTCCCCCTGGAGCCTCACCAGCTGACAGCCTGGTCTGGAATGCCACTGCATAGAATTACCCTACAAACCTTTTCCTCAGTTGACAGTTGTAAAACAGGGTTATGGAGGAGTCCTGTTCATGGGCAGATTTGATCTTGTTCCCGCTAAAGTCTCAGAATGGGCCGGTGAAAAAGCCTTTGTATTAAACCTAAGATGAAATCAGTGGCTCTAAGTATGAGCATAACTGAATAGTAGTACCTGCCTGGCAGGTAAGAATCGGAATGAAAGTTGACCTGGAAAGCTTAGTTTGCCCTGGGCAACAAGAGAATTTCCACTTAACTTCACTGTTCAGCATTCTCAGGATTGTTTCCACTACAGTTTAAACCATTTGAACCATGATGGTTCCCACTTAGTTCGAATCcctgaagcgattcggaaaggAAGGCCATGGTTTCTACCCATTTAACCCATCTCAAAAAGATgttggtaaaatggggtgtttttttgggctgaatcgatttatttgaacTGACATAGACATGCATCTGCATCCAGACTCCTaacccccttttcctttttcatatttCTCAGATCTACAAGAACTCTGTGAAAATACAAGCAAAACAGATTGACTCAAAGGTTCTGTCTGGAAAAGACTGGATCTTGGTCCACATGGGATTGATGAAGAAATCTTCGTTGTGCTCTGTCTCCAGAGAAGATTTGTCTTGCTATACAAAGGACAGATTCTGTGCTATCTGGGAAAGACATCCATTTGCTATGTTTCTgggttgctttttgttttggtaGTCCTAAATAGAATCATCATGATTTTGGTGTTTGGTGCTATTACCTGTGAGCCTCTTCTAAGACACTGCAGTATGAAATCCTCCCTCGCAGCCAGccatgctctgctctgctctgctctgctctcacTGAGTTTTGTGTGCCCCTCAACAGCCAGATAACATTCCGGGGGCATTGAATGCATTCAATTCCCATTTGGTGGTTTGTGGTCTCCCTTCTCTTAGACTTTGtaggaaaatattgttttatacCTCCAGACTTGCCAATACCTCTCTCTTTCCCCGGCTGATTCTGCTTTAGCTCTATCAGAACCTTACACTTGGATTTCAGAAAtaggacaatttttaaaatgactaTGAATTCTAGACTCCACAGTTcagaaacaaattacttttttgaactacaaatcccagaatcctctagccagtgTCACCTTAGGGACCTGTAGttgaaaaagtaatatttctaagctctgctaaAGAGTAGTATCTCTGCACGCATGGCAAAAGCTGGAACCTATCCTAGAAAGATCACTTCAGCATGTAGTGCTTCATGTGTTCATATTGAGCGTATGTCCttgttacaatttttttttaaatggtgcttTCCCAGACTGCCCAAAGCTAAGACTAAcgtcatcatttttttaaatcttctgtATCATTTTctcacctttgcctgatgaagaagccagtggagctttgaaagcttgcagcatgtataatgtacattttggttggccccataaatgtatcactgttttatgggtTTTGGATGATGCAGTACTTTgatatatggccaacacagctaccctgtaTATGTTTTATCAAAGTGATGGATTACAGCCTCAAGCTTGCATTCATATTCAGATTTCTAACAAATGCTATTTAAGGGAGGAGGACAGCACTTTAACAGAATCTACTTTAACAGCTGGATTCATTTTCCTCTGTGCAATCTTGTTTCTACAATTATATCACCTTATGGCAGAAAGATGGAGAAAATAGATCCAGCCCTAGACAGTCCGCTATTAAAGGTATTACAATCAAATATTGCTGCCTTCTTAAGGACAAAACCCATTGTTTTGTCCCTTATCCCACATCTATGATGCAAGCCTGAACGTTACATTTTGCCCCTCATCCTTGATGAATATGtctgccttccttctttcccatctgtctgtcttttcttttttgcttggtTTTTACATACCAGACCACCTTCTTCTGCAGAAGGATTTGTTCCTGGAACTTATTGATGGAAAAGTTAAACTAACGATTGATCTTTGCTGAGGTCCTCTTACACTTAAAACAGAAAGTTATCACAGTAATGAAACATGCTAAAAATTTTCAGTTGAAGCAAAAAAGGTCAAATGTGCTACTATGCGCAAGGGATTTAAAGGgttcttttaaaaagcccaaacAAACAGAGGGACATTCTAGCCAAAGGTAAACAtttttaaatctcattgatttcaaatTAAGAATGATTTGCAGGGCATTCCAACCAGGTCTGTGAGATGAAGGAATATGCTGCTGCTACTGGTTGCAGACTATGTCAAATCCCTTGTGACATCTGACCATGTTCTATAGCTGCATTTTTCTTaatgatttctttccctttcccttcagtTTTTCAACTGTGGTCAGTTACTGATTACTGTGACCAACTgggaacaaaaaggagccatatcCTTTTCCGATCTTCCCACTGTGGCCATAATCGTGATTATACGTGGAGGTGAAGGGTGCCATTTCTTTATTGTATGGTTACCATGGATGACTAAAACAGCATACATTTCTTATagctttgattatttttttaaaaaatactgagaTCTTTTATGAATCTGATCTTGTACAAGTTCtatatatagtcatgtataagtctagaaatgtaggtcaaaaaattgacccccaaaaattGGGTcggcttatccacgggtcaatgtaaatatatattttaactcttatataaaagaaggaaccatcccctggatggttataatctgtcctggaagcaccgcccccttctgctctctcatccatccagccttaaaagTGAACACaaaaagttatgtctgctgaaattttgtgagttctttgacattgttttctcactctttagatcctttgctatatgccctacgttttaccctcgatttatccatgggtcatagcaaaatccatcattttggccccaaaatttgacctcgacttatacatactCATAGTCAAGTGTATACGGTATGTTCCAATTTGGACAATAGCATTGTTTGAGTTTACATGGGTAAACAAAAAGAGTCTCTTACTTCACATAGTATACCAATTGCTCACTGGTGCCATGAGCAGAAAGACACTGTTGTGTCTTTTTCCTTCTTGTGAGCTTTCCAGACACATCTTGTTGGCCTTTGTGGGAAcagaacagcaatagcaagtacgtttctatcctgcttctcagtgcacttaagcactccctaagcactttgcaatgtgtaagctaattgcacccAGCAACCTGaggactcattttagcaacctcctctgaaggatgcaagcctgagtcgagcttcaacccttggctggtcttgaactcgcaaccttgcagaTTGTGAGTTGGGCTAGATGCACCTTTGCTCTGAACTGCATGGCTCATTCTCTGCTAACTTCTTTCGTCTGTTACAGACTTCAGCCTTTGATAGGAGTGTGAACAGCCAGCATtacatagtggtttaagtattggactacaactctgagagaccagggttcaaatcccaactcagttGTGGAAAATGTATTGtatcactttgggcaagtcacactctcaccctcggaggaaggtaatggcaaacctcttctgaatcaGTCTGgccaagatatatatatatatatatatatatatatatatatatatatatatatccttagaAAAGGCTGGACATAAGTTGGAGTCCACTTGAAATCAcataaccagagcttggaagaagaCTATAGCTCCCAGGCTCCTCTCAGTGTGGGATAGGCAATTCTGTCAGCAGTTTTTGAAAGTGCTGCTGTCAATGTTGTGCTTTGATGTTAAAACATCTTTTTGTAGAATGGTGTCTCAGGAAGCAGAGCTGATGGCAGACTATTCACCTGTGCCTACTTTTGTAAGATTACATAACTGTTGTATAACCATacatgttttaacttgttttctgtCCAAAGAGaataaagttgcttttaaaaacctaTCCTTAACCATTTTTCTTGTAACCTGCTGCACTGAATCGTAGAATCCTAGAAAAGTCcacaagaagggccctgatccagtccaacccccatctgccatgcaggaactctcaatcaaagcatccccattgacagatggccaaccagcctctgcttaaagacagcctccaaggagggaaacctcactacaatctccgaggaaggagtatcttccactgtcaaacagcccttactctcaggaggttcctcctaatgttgagctggaatctcttttcctggagcttgcatccgttgttccggatcctattctctggagcagcagaaaacaagcttgctccctcctcaatatcaaaatatgacatccctttaaatacttaaaatttctattctgctctggtcaggtcccacctggaatactgtgtccagttctgggcaaaacgaTTCAAAAAggtctgcctggtcactccctcgtaGGCAAAAGGATGAGAGTCAGTATGGAGGGACAGCCTTGACTTCCACCCCGGCATGGAAATAGTGGCTTGCGAAATAAAATCCATGCAGATATGACTGATCACATATAcaaccacttaaaaaaaaattggtagccCAAAGATCAGTCCCTCCGACACCCCCCCCCTCGACATCTGCCATAGGCACCAAAGGAGTGAGGAATCCCAGTTACatgagccattattattattagtagtagtagtagtagtagtgttatatgaggatgctacagtcagaatgcctgtgctgcatttgcCTTTTATtcccatgggtctactttaattggaactgacaggtcactctctctcagcctcagtggaaggcaatggcaaagctcctctgaagagaatgtagcaggaggaaaggagtCAGTTCAGGCAGGGCACAAATGGAGCTCGCATCAGGCATCTTCCCCCCCTTTTCTATTTTGTtcaattatttttgacaaaaaatgtgcatgttttttgcttgaggcacatatatagatggatagaaggtggctagctgcttgttccctttccctttcatcatttgctcgcttccagcaaaggggaaatgttgcaaagggcaagactttttaataaacacaatttaaaaagcaaaactatATCTATATCTGCATTTGTAGATTGGTGTATGAAgaggaccccaagaagggccatgatccagtccaagccctctctccatgcagaaggaactctcagtcaaagcacccatGACTGATGGCCATCAGCCTGCTCTTAAGACagctcaaggaaggagacttcaccaaacCGAGGAAGGAGGTGTTTActtgtcgaacagccttactatAGAAGTCCCTCCTCGTTGGTTGGTTACCCttctggagcttgcacccatgcTCCAGGccgtctctggagaagcagaaacaagctgcctccttcctcaatatgacatcccttcaagtattataaacagggctattatcatATCACCCTGTGAGAATTGAGAACCTCAGGCTAATGATCCACAACCAACTTAAGGTAAAACAAAAATTATTGTAAAGATGCACAGCAGAAGTACCCACAAGCAggtctttgcagaatctgaagcACAAGGAAAGTTCCCACTTTAAAACCCCACTCAGGAATCAATCACATGGCAACCACCACCTTAGTTGAAGAACGTTACAGTACCCCACTTTCCAAACCCCTTAGCAGGGCCCATCCCAAGCAAACCTCACCCTTAATATTCCACCTTACTTTCCCAACCC from Sceloporus undulatus isolate JIND9_A2432 ecotype Alabama chromosome 6, SceUnd_v1.1, whole genome shotgun sequence carries:
- the LOC121934007 gene encoding toll/interleukin-1 receptor domain-containing adapter protein yields the protein MASRTWTKKNPLSAYVNNLPSCDFTSCHIANFAGWFKAFLQKPKKDSDLSGRSLNNAPESSASFSLPPLVRSSSSLAVSPKQVSSTSQVNTSRSESIRRSKLYDVCICHNEGDLEFVEKLVSYLESQPEHFRCFLQPRDATVGSAIVTELCDAVRNSHCWVLLITPKFLTDPWCRYQMHHALTEAPMANGRTIPVLKDMDRKDYPRELRCIYYISVAIWETSFKQIKETLIRYLQELCENTSKTD